The Colletes latitarsis isolate SP2378_abdomen chromosome 1, iyColLati1, whole genome shotgun sequence genome has a segment encoding these proteins:
- the Fdx2 gene encoding adrenodoxin-like protein 2, mitochondrial Ferredoxin 2 translates to MAVVNKFQKLSRSILGIASSYSKYKNDTLLPLLLATRGTSTTPTRSEKEEVNITFVKSSGERIKTKGKVGDTILDIVVNNEIDLDGFGACEGTLTCSTCHVIFSKEVYEKLPGKPTDEELDMLDLAYEVTDTSRLGCQIVMTKELDGIEVKVPSTLNDQRA, encoded by the exons ATGGCGgtagtaaataaatttcaaaagttATCAAGATCGATTCTCGgtatcgcttcgagttattcaaAATACAAAAACGATACCTTGTTGCCCCTTTTATTAGCAACGAGGGGAACTTCGACTACGCCAACGCGTTCGGAGAAAGAAGA AGTGAATATAACGTTTGTTAAATCAAGTGGGGAGAGAATCAAAACAAAAGGCAAAGTGGGTGATACTATCTTGGATATTGTAGTAAATAATGAAATAGATCTAGATGGCTTTG GTGCCTGTGAAGGTACATTGACCTGTAGCACGTGCCATGTAATATTTTCAAAAGAAGTGTATGAGAAGCTTCCTGGTAAACCGACAGATGAAGAATTAGATATGCTTGACCTAGCATATGAGGTAACTGACAC GTCACGACTAGGCTGCCAAATAGTAATGACTAAAGAACTAGATGGAATTGAAGTAAAAGTACCATCGACGCTTAACGACCAAAGAGCGTGA